Proteins from a genomic interval of Chryseobacterium indologenes:
- a CDS encoding Crp/Fnr family transcriptional regulator — translation MVICEDLLFSHGAQITEYNAADYIFQEGTSAKFYFQIKGGTVKLNTFTEEGKEFVHGLPFDGHCIGESYLFTEHNYAVNAIAVSDCKIIKLPKSKFLPVLLEKPSLLLKLSNYTADRLHFRYMISSFLAISDPTVKLKKLFDHLKNYFGFEETYSFLIPYTRQQIATLTGLRVETVIRYVKKMEEQKLVKLDSTKIYY, via the coding sequence ATGGTTATATGTGAAGATCTGTTATTTTCTCACGGAGCTCAAATAACAGAATATAATGCAGCAGATTATATTTTTCAGGAAGGAACTTCTGCTAAATTTTATTTTCAGATTAAAGGTGGCACCGTAAAGCTGAATACCTTTACGGAGGAAGGAAAAGAATTTGTTCATGGACTTCCCTTTGACGGCCACTGTATTGGGGAAAGCTATTTGTTTACAGAACATAACTATGCGGTCAATGCTATTGCCGTTTCAGATTGCAAAATTATTAAGCTTCCCAAAAGTAAATTTTTGCCCGTTCTGCTGGAAAAGCCCTCTCTGCTGCTCAAACTGAGTAATTATACAGCAGACAGGTTGCACTTCAGGTATATGATTTCCAGTTTTTTAGCTATTTCTGATCCTACCGTAAAACTTAAGAAGTTATTTGATCATCTTAAAAATTATTTCGGTTTTGAAGAGACCTATTCTTTTCTGATCCCCTACACAAGACAGCAAATTGCTACCTTAACCGGCCTCCGGGTGGAAACAGTCATCCGATATGTCAAGAAAATGGAGGAGCAAAAACTCGTTAAGCTGGATAGTACCAAAATCTATTATTAG
- a CDS encoding MarR family transcriptional regulator, whose protein sequence is MSENLNKRSELALELGWAMTEMKSRLRQKIQACVNEYEQDISVELVEILGLLTRNNGINQQEIAHKVSKDKSSITYLINSLVKKDLVERVAYKSDRRNKQIFLTPKGKKLVEKVYPWALELYEKAAVGLDEDEINTALLLVKKMTANLQ, encoded by the coding sequence ATGTCTGAAAACCTAAATAAAAGATCTGAACTGGCCTTAGAACTAGGATGGGCAATGACAGAAATGAAAAGCCGTTTACGGCAAAAAATACAGGCGTGCGTGAATGAGTATGAGCAGGATATTTCTGTTGAATTGGTTGAAATTCTCGGACTTTTAACCAGAAATAATGGGATTAATCAACAGGAAATAGCTCATAAAGTAAGCAAAGACAAATCAAGCATCACCTATCTGATCAATAGTCTTGTAAAAAAAGATTTGGTAGAACGCGTGGCGTATAAAAGCGACAGGAGAAATAAACAGATTTTTCTGACTCCAAAAGGGAAAAAGCTCGTAGAAAAAGTCTATCCATGGGCTTTGGAACTCTATGAAAAAGCTGCCGTTGGCCTCGATGAAGACGAGATCAACACGGCTCTTCTTTTAGTAAAAAAAATGACTGCAAACCTCCAATAA
- a CDS encoding universal stress protein, which produces MRTILVPIDFTSTTENAVKVAAEWAKHYEYQNIILLKTAGESEFDYLHIAEGHSFVNEENVNNLLKRTELLFDQLTKIITDISKEVKVSRLLSDWALTRSINEVLKDQPSIDMIILGSDDATSSNESFVSDNIISIARTSAVKTLIVPASYQYNTIKNIVIPCDINGIKKLERLFHHKSVIQKQDLRLSFLNINTKEGTDINPDKKKELEDYIRNYLTDIPGNIYYSYDDNVIKGILTFASANDADLIIALPGRHSFLYYMASRSISEGIYQNSNLPVLILK; this is translated from the coding sequence ATGAGAACAATTCTTGTACCTATCGACTTTACCTCCACTACAGAAAATGCTGTAAAAGTTGCTGCAGAATGGGCAAAACATTATGAGTACCAAAACATTATCCTTCTAAAAACTGCCGGAGAATCTGAGTTTGATTATCTGCATATTGCTGAAGGACATTCATTTGTCAATGAAGAAAATGTCAACAATCTCCTGAAAAGGACAGAATTATTATTTGACCAGTTAACGAAGATTATTACAGATATTTCAAAGGAAGTAAAGGTTTCAAGATTATTAAGTGACTGGGCACTGACCAGAAGTATCAACGAGGTTTTGAAGGACCAGCCCTCGATCGATATGATTATTTTGGGAAGCGATGACGCTACTTCTTCCAATGAAAGTTTTGTTTCGGATAATATTATTAGCATTGCACGAACAAGCGCCGTGAAAACGCTCATTGTTCCGGCAAGCTATCAATACAATACTATTAAAAACATCGTCATTCCATGCGATATCAATGGGATTAAAAAGCTGGAAAGACTCTTCCATCACAAATCGGTTATACAAAAACAGGATCTTCGCCTGTCTTTCTTAAATATCAATACCAAAGAGGGAACCGATATTAATCCTGACAAAAAGAAAGAACTTGAAGATTATATCCGCAACTATTTAACCGATATTCCCGGCAATATCTATTATTCTTATGACGATAATGTGATCAAAGGAATCCTGACTTTTGCTTCCGCCAATGATGCAGATCTTATTATTGCATTACCGGGCAGGCATAGCTTCCTGTATTATATGGCCAGCAGAAGCATTTCCGAAGGGATTTATCAAAATAGCAACCTTCCTGTTCTGATTTTAAAATAA
- a CDS encoding helix-turn-helix domain-containing protein — translation MKSIQRCFFLFLVLLFFYTDFQAQGIVDDYYLLREKYFDFKENDARAFPYLNEYIKKAKREKKYSKLVLGYKDGVFSSADTNDKLRYADSTIWAAHLSKDATLISNAYAGKGIVYYFNLKKYQLALDEYLKAYEYSKTIDDEYEKNKIIYHIGVVKSYIGYYDEALVHFKKILFYYESVLKKRKLHPNTLYNNKKGYYNSLHQMIVCFRNLGQHKTADSLLTLGMTGTFKDRGFQTEYAYFCKEKGIKEFRENKYLQAVSSLEKSVPRLLESDDFAWLAISYFYIGKSYVAGNNTKKGIGYLQKADSIFTKKDFILPELRENYELLITHYKKEGNVERELYFTKQLLKADRIISKDFAYLSSKIYKEYDTKTLLEEKSKLEKNSSLSSWVMICLGIIVLMLIMVLVIKYIKEKENKDKYKILEQKLLEETKQETVAAANEREGYKLDLDRNIVNDIILKLKKFEDNIEFTENGLSLSKLATRFDTNSSYLSQVINETKGTNFKRYLGELRIHYITKKLYEDKKYLHFKIETLATECGIASRTNFSNIFQEINGMRPADFIKKRLEDIKKKVLPHHHKSQLIFF, via the coding sequence ATGAAAAGTATACAGCGTTGCTTTTTTCTCTTTTTAGTACTTCTTTTTTTCTATACCGATTTTCAAGCCCAGGGTATTGTCGACGACTATTATCTGCTGAGAGAAAAATATTTTGACTTTAAGGAAAATGATGCCCGGGCTTTTCCCTATCTCAATGAGTATATAAAGAAAGCAAAAAGAGAAAAAAAATATTCCAAGCTGGTATTGGGATATAAAGATGGGGTTTTCTCTTCAGCTGATACAAATGATAAGCTGAGATATGCCGACAGCACGATCTGGGCTGCACATCTGTCAAAAGATGCCACCTTGATCAGTAATGCCTATGCAGGCAAAGGAATTGTTTATTATTTTAATCTGAAAAAATATCAGCTGGCACTTGACGAATATCTGAAAGCATATGAATACTCCAAAACCATTGATGATGAATATGAAAAGAATAAGATTATTTATCACATCGGTGTTGTTAAGAGCTACATAGGGTACTACGATGAAGCATTGGTACATTTTAAAAAAATACTATTTTACTATGAATCGGTGTTAAAAAAACGAAAACTCCATCCAAACACTCTTTACAATAACAAAAAAGGCTATTATAACAGCCTTCATCAAATGATTGTCTGTTTCAGAAACCTGGGACAGCATAAAACAGCAGATTCATTACTGACCTTAGGGATGACAGGTACATTCAAAGACAGGGGATTCCAGACAGAATATGCCTATTTCTGTAAAGAAAAAGGAATTAAAGAATTTCGGGAAAATAAATACCTCCAGGCAGTTTCTTCACTCGAAAAGTCTGTGCCCCGGCTATTGGAATCTGATGACTTTGCCTGGCTGGCGATCAGTTATTTTTATATCGGAAAATCATATGTAGCTGGTAATAATACGAAAAAGGGAATCGGATACCTTCAGAAAGCAGATTCCATATTTACGAAAAAAGACTTTATACTTCCGGAATTGAGAGAAAATTATGAGTTGCTCATTACCCATTATAAAAAGGAAGGAAATGTAGAAAGAGAGCTTTATTTTACAAAACAGCTTCTAAAAGCTGACCGTATCATTTCAAAGGACTTTGCGTATCTCTCATCTAAAATATACAAAGAATATGATACAAAAACCCTGTTGGAAGAGAAATCTAAACTGGAAAAAAACTCGTCTTTAAGTAGCTGGGTAATGATATGTTTGGGAATAATAGTTCTGATGTTGATAATGGTTCTGGTTATTAAGTATATAAAAGAAAAAGAAAATAAGGACAAATATAAAATACTGGAGCAGAAACTTCTGGAAGAAACTAAACAGGAAACTGTTGCTGCTGCAAATGAAAGGGAAGGATATAAATTAGACTTAGACAGAAATATCGTTAATGATATAATTTTAAAACTGAAAAAATTTGAAGATAATATTGAATTCACGGAGAATGGTCTTAGTCTCAGCAAGCTGGCAACAAGATTTGACACCAATTCGAGCTATTTATCTCAGGTTATTAATGAAACTAAAGGCACCAACTTTAAAAGATACCTCGGAGAACTCCGCATTCATTATATCACCAAGAAATTGTATGAGGATAAAAAATACTTACATTTTAAAATAGAAACATTAGCCACAGAATGCGGCATTGCTTCAAGAACAAATTTTTCTAATATTTTCCAGGAAATAAATGGAATGCGCCCTGCTGATTTCATTAAAAAACGTTTGGAAGATATAAAAAAGAAAGTCTTACCGCATCATCATAAGTCTCAGCTGATTTTTTTCTGA
- a CDS encoding RidA family protein encodes MENNTTPQFINPKELFNPGPYGFSHSIAVQSPFQMCFISGQSGGLGEHHLLATDFQTQVQHALENVKIVLQNHSMTFDHIVKITLLIVGHNQEKLRIWAEEASKVWSSASLPTSTLIPVSQLALPDMLFEIDAIAVKVK; translated from the coding sequence ATGGAAAATAATACAACTCCACAGTTCATCAACCCTAAAGAATTGTTTAACCCCGGACCGTACGGATTCTCACACAGTATTGCTGTGCAATCTCCTTTTCAAATGTGCTTTATATCCGGACAAAGTGGTGGTCTCGGAGAGCACCATCTACTGGCGACTGATTTTCAAACCCAGGTTCAGCATGCTTTGGAAAATGTAAAAATTGTATTGCAAAACCATTCTATGACATTCGATCATATTGTTAAAATTACCCTTTTGATTGTTGGTCACAACCAGGAAAAACTCCGGATATGGGCTGAAGAAGCTTCAAAAGTATGGAGTTCTGCTTCTCTGCCAACCAGCACTCTGATTCCGGTAAGTCAGCTGGCATTACCTGATATGTTATTTGAGATCGATGCGATTGCTGTGAAAGTGAAATAA
- a CDS encoding TetR/AcrR family transcriptional regulator codes for MERKSAAGSIRNKERSKQKFLDAVGKILTTKGFAALKINDIAAIAGVDKKMIYTYFGGMDGLIDEYLRTQDYWVKVTSKEVEKIQPNLEDGGRSFIEAMLISQFDYVYNNKEAQKLLLWSVSEPRKSLKKMIDEQEENGEYIFDLMMTPHFKEKMGVYRSILAIIVAGLYYLNMYSSLNGSVFCGIDMNSPEGRDHVKKAISFLIDQTYENLISEQDKTEK; via the coding sequence ATGGAAAGAAAATCAGCAGCGGGTAGCATCCGAAATAAAGAACGAAGTAAACAGAAGTTTTTGGACGCAGTTGGAAAAATTTTGACTACGAAGGGATTTGCAGCACTAAAGATCAATGATATTGCTGCTATTGCCGGGGTAGACAAAAAGATGATCTATACCTATTTTGGCGGGATGGACGGATTGATCGATGAATATCTTCGTACTCAGGATTATTGGGTGAAAGTAACAAGTAAAGAAGTTGAAAAAATACAACCGAATCTTGAGGATGGGGGAAGATCATTTATTGAAGCGATGCTAATTTCACAATTTGATTATGTGTACAATAATAAGGAAGCACAAAAATTATTATTGTGGAGTGTATCGGAACCCCGAAAATCATTGAAAAAAATGATTGATGAACAGGAAGAAAACGGAGAATATATCTTTGACCTTATGATGACCCCGCACTTTAAAGAAAAAATGGGAGTTTATCGCTCAATCTTAGCTATCATTGTTGCAGGACTTTATTATCTCAATATGTATTCTTCGTTAAATGGAAGTGTTTTCTGCGGGATAGACATGAACAGCCCTGAAGGACGGGATCACGTTAAAAAAGCGATCTCTTTTCTGATAGATCAAACATATGAAAACCTGATATCCGAACAGGACAAGACGGAAAAATAA
- a CDS encoding helix-turn-helix transcriptional regulator, whose translation MNNSQKAYEFAKMSLSEIAKKKQWDDDSKNFTGGYEQQGIKKLSEETVKENRKNSLLLIALILFSSGSVTFMLGYRYYKKKKAATLVLPQKINIIYNFEAPEKNEKTDHIVIDNELVNRILRKLDTLESSEKFLSNNFKLSHVAKQLNTNTAYLSQIINQHKGVTFSEYTNNLRIDYVLRQLHENSRFCKYTIQTIAEEIGYKSSTTFIKAFKDRVQMTPSDYIKQIENFREYENITI comes from the coding sequence TTGAACAACAGCCAAAAAGCGTACGAATTTGCAAAAATGAGTTTGTCTGAAATAGCTAAAAAGAAGCAATGGGATGACGATAGCAAGAATTTTACGGGTGGCTATGAGCAGCAGGGAATTAAAAAACTTTCAGAAGAGACGGTTAAAGAAAACCGGAAGAACTCTTTGTTGCTTATTGCCCTGATTTTATTCAGTTCAGGTTCAGTTACTTTTATGCTGGGTTACCGATATTATAAAAAGAAAAAGGCAGCAACGCTGGTGTTACCGCAGAAAATCAATATTATCTATAATTTTGAAGCCCCGGAAAAGAATGAAAAAACAGATCATATTGTCATTGATAATGAACTGGTCAACCGCATTCTCAGAAAGCTTGACACATTAGAATCTTCAGAAAAGTTCTTATCAAATAATTTCAAACTTTCCCATGTGGCCAAGCAGCTCAATACCAATACGGCTTACTTGTCACAAATCATTAATCAGCATAAAGGAGTTACTTTTTCAGAGTATACCAACAACCTGAGAATAGATTATGTACTCAGGCAGCTTCACGAAAATTCTAGATTTTGTAAATATACAATTCAGACCATCGCTGAAGAGATCGGGTATAAAAGTTCGACAACTTTCATCAAGGCATTTAAAGATCGGGTTCAAATGACTCCTTCAGATTATATTAAACAAATTGAAAATTTCAGAGAGTATGAAAACATTACAATATAA
- the sph gene encoding sphingomyelin phosphodiesterase, with product MNYMYQMVSRFLSVLCLMSLLSCGSDQELTDETATSTSKMAGRETSPNIKVLAYNTFLLRDINVASTTQWSQQARAEKLGEALFLKNYDVLLLQECFDNAAAGKLRQKLLPVFPYQTPVVGQTKNGWNNTYGDWREAASGGFENGGVMIASKYPIERMDQYIFPAGCDFDAYSLKGFAYARILKDGKRIHFISVHTQSTQPSCKGKEVTIREQQLGIIKSYIDGLKIPVDEMVVYGGDFNIIKDSPEYPKMLQTLNVNAPVYKGLSSTWDTKTNTMASYHYPYPENQREYLDYIFVSNNHLVPYSWQNIAFDPVSSTLMTYTNMMGDKYYWTDYSDHYPVEGNIYSDQTTPVQSLKFRKYDRVSLKSVATGKYVNMNLSKSDDWLTVSAVQPDAKTWFNIVNTGEADSYFDLKEGLVRIESSELINNFWYWESMNSGSYYLYPKRGKSLTNLRIQIVKKKAGNTSSHIEDGDIVAFKDKTPIGNTYYLQVYNKSGTDWVYLNGTSLTADVQFEVKMNNTTPSSF from the coding sequence ATGAATTACATGTACCAAATGGTCTCAAGATTCCTTTCCGTACTTTGCCTTATGAGTCTTCTGTCATGCGGGTCAGATCAGGAATTAACTGATGAAACGGCGACATCAACTTCAAAGATGGCGGGAAGAGAAACCTCTCCTAATATAAAAGTATTGGCATATAATACCTTTTTACTCAGGGATATCAATGTTGCATCAACTACCCAATGGTCTCAGCAGGCCCGTGCTGAAAAACTAGGAGAAGCTCTCTTCTTAAAGAATTATGATGTCCTTTTGCTCCAGGAATGCTTTGACAATGCGGCAGCAGGTAAATTACGGCAAAAGCTTCTTCCCGTATTTCCTTATCAGACCCCCGTCGTAGGACAAACGAAAAATGGCTGGAACAATACCTATGGAGACTGGCGCGAGGCTGCTTCAGGAGGTTTTGAAAATGGGGGAGTTATGATAGCCAGTAAATATCCCATCGAAAGAATGGATCAGTATATATTTCCGGCAGGATGTGATTTTGATGCCTACTCTTTAAAAGGTTTTGCCTATGCCAGAATACTTAAAGACGGGAAGCGTATCCATTTTATATCTGTACATACACAGTCTACACAACCTTCCTGTAAAGGAAAAGAGGTAACAATCCGTGAACAGCAGTTAGGCATTATAAAATCTTATATTGACGGTCTCAAGATTCCGGTTGATGAAATGGTTGTTTACGGTGGAGATTTTAACATTATAAAAGACAGCCCGGAATATCCTAAAATGTTACAAACCCTTAATGTTAATGCCCCGGTTTATAAAGGATTATCTTCAACCTGGGATACAAAGACCAACACCATGGCATCTTATCATTATCCGTATCCGGAAAATCAACGGGAATATCTCGATTATATCTTTGTTTCCAATAATCATCTTGTGCCGTACAGTTGGCAAAATATAGCATTTGATCCTGTTTCATCAACATTAATGACCTATACAAACATGATGGGGGACAAATATTACTGGACCGATTATTCCGATCATTATCCTGTAGAAGGTAATATATATTCCGATCAGACGACGCCTGTACAAAGTTTAAAATTCAGAAAGTATGATCGCGTTTCACTGAAATCTGTAGCTACAGGAAAATATGTGAATATGAACCTTTCAAAATCTGATGATTGGCTGACAGTTTCTGCGGTGCAACCCGATGCAAAAACTTGGTTTAATATAGTAAATACAGGAGAGGCAGATTCTTATTTTGATTTAAAAGAAGGATTGGTTAGGATAGAAAGCAGCGAACTCATTAACAACTTTTGGTATTGGGAATCTATGAACAGCGGAAGCTATTATCTTTATCCTAAAAGAGGAAAATCACTTACGAATTTAAGAATTCAAATTGTAAAGAAAAAAGCAGGCAATACATCTTCCCATATTGAAGACGGAGATATTGTAGCTTTCAAAGATAAAACGCCAATAGGCAATACCTACTATCTTCAGGTGTATAATAAGTCCGGAACCGATTGGGTATACCTGAATGGTACAAGCCTGACCGCCGATGTACAGTTTGAAGTGAAAATGAATAATACAACCCCTTCGTCATTCTAA